A segment of the Chryseobacterium scophthalmum genome:
TGATTTTTTTCCGTCTGATAAAAGTTGAGAATGAATTTTATTGGCAAAACCTAAAGTTGAGCCATTTTCTGAACCTACAAAAATCACAATTTCTGCATTTTCAGCTTTGTGTTTATTCTTAATTTTATTTCTGGTTCGTTTAAAAGTAATGACAAAACCGGAATAAATAAACATCAATATTCCAATAGAAGAAAGCCCTAAAACAATCGACCAAAGAACACTTCCACGACCTGTATGAAAGGTTAAACTTAGGTTTTCATAAATAAGAGTCAGCGGATATTTTTCCTCCTTTACAATCTCACCATTGATTTGGTTGACGGTAATCTCTCTGTCTTTTAGTTTTAAAATAAAAAATTCTTCAGCATCATCTTCAATAAAAGGAAATTCTATTTTTTTTACTTTGCTGAGTTTTGTTTCCTTAAAAATAGGGAAGTCTGCTAATTTTATCTGAGTTTCAGAATTAGTAACTTTATGAGCAATCTTTTCATTTTTTCCTTTTGGTATTAATTCAAACCGATGCAGGAAAAGATAAGTTCCTGTTACAGAAACGACTAAAATTGGAATTAATAAAATTCTTCCTGAAACGACATGCAAATATTGCGAGAAAAAGTCTTTTTTGATATTGTCGAAAAAATGTCTGATTCCATTTTGTCTTTTGATAATCAGAATAAGCCCTGAAATACTGATGATCATTAATAAAAAAGAAACAACTCCAACTGTAAATCTTCCGGTTTCTTTTAAAAATAAAGAACGGTGCAGTGAAGTTATCCAATTGATAAATTTGCTTTTTTCAACAGGTTTTCCTAAGATTTTTCCGGTTTTTGGGTCGATGTATGCTTTGATATTTTCACCATTATCATCCAAACCTTCCAAGGTTACAAACTGATTATGATCAACACTAATCTCCGTAATTTCCGGAAAAACCTTGCGCAGTTCCGGTAAAGACTGGGCAAGGTTTATGTTACTGAAATCGTCAACTCGATAAGGCTGAACTTTTTCTTGTGCAGCATCGTAAGCTAAAATGATTCCTGTGGCAGAAGCTACGATGAGAAATAAAAATGTAAGTATTGCTAAAGTTAAATGGACATACCTCCAAATCGATAAGGTCATTTTTGGATTTTTTTTTATAACTTATTAAGTTTTACATATCGAATGTAACCTTTTCCTTCTGTTTTTGCTGTAATACCTTCAGTTGTAAAAGGTAGTTCTACATCTGAAACGTTGTATTTTTTATCTTCAACAGCAGTTTCAAAACGAACTTTGTAACCTTTGTTCAGGTATTTATCTTCAATAGAAAACGTAGAAATACTTCTGTCTCCATCTGCTACAGAAGCTCCTGTAATTGCATTTAATTTCACAGGTTTTTTACTCTGAAATTTATACCATTCTTTCAATGTATCGTGCCATTTTGTATCAGGACCCATCACATAAAGTGTTTTTTCATATACACCTTTTGGGTTAATTAAAGAAACTACAACATAGGCACCTTCACCGCCATAACTGGTCAACTGAAGCATACATTTATATTTTGAAGCCTGTGCATTGGCAAAACCTGCACAAAATAGTGTCATTAAAATTCCTAAAGCTTGAATTTTAAAATATTTCATAGTATTTTATTTTAAAAAGTCGATTGATACGTTATTATTTTTTAAGCTTTCATTTTCTGAAGCAAGATCGTAAGCGGTTTCGTCAAATTCTGTTTTGATGGTTTTATTGGCACCCAAAGAAACCAGATATTTTAAAATTGTATCATCTTTTGCTACCAAAGCTGCTTTTTGAAGAGCAGTCATACTTTCTTTGTTGACAGAATTTACATCAATTTTAAGATCGCTCAATTTTTTCAGAAGATCAAGATCATTTTTTGCAATTGCTAGATGAAGTAATGTATTACCGTCTTTTTGTGAAGCAGTAACATTTACATTATTCGATTGAAGAATATTTAGTTTTTCTGAAAATTCATCAGGACCTCTTTGTGGACCAGGTCTGTAAGACTGAATTAAATAATAAGCTAAATTATTTCCTTTAGCATCAACAATTTTAGCATCAGCTTTATTTGCAATTAAAAATTTAACAATCTCTGCAGAACCACTTTGAATGGCCTGAGTTAAGGCAGATTCTCCATTCGCATTTACAGCATTGATGTTTTTGATTTTTGCTGCAATTGCTTTTACATTTTCAAGATCTTTTCCTCCTGAAGCAGTAATTAATGCATTATTTCCTTCACTGTCGGTTTTATTGGCATCAACTCCTTTGCTGATTAGATAATCGATGATTTCTTTCTGATTATTTTTTCTTGCAATAATCTGTAAAGCGTTTGCTCCGTTTGCATTGGTTGCAGAAGGATTTAACTTTACTTCATCAATTAAATATTGATAAACAGGAAGCGTATTCGTAACTGCTCTTGTTCCTGCTGCCGCATTGACCAAAGCTTTATCTGAAGCTTTTACGCCCTGATTTTTTAATGATTTTAAAAGTTCGATATTTCCGAAGCTCGCCGCATAATCAAAAGCAGTTGCTCCGGTGTCATCTACATCCTTTATAGAAAGACCTTTTGAAGTGAAAAGTTTTTGTAAAGAACCATCTTTGTCGTTTCCAATCGCCAAAAGCAAAATATTGGCTCCGTTTTTATATTTGTGTTTCGGATTTACACCCGCTTTGAAGAATGTTTCGTACACTGTTGGATCATTTAAACCAAACATTGCAGCAAAAGCAAGAGGCGTTAAACCTTTTGTATCTAATTTATTAACATCCGAACCTTTAGAAATAAAATACTCAATGATTTCGGGATTTCCAGCCATTGCAGCCCAGTGAAGATAAATTCTACCATCATGAGTAAGCTTGTCTACTGCATTTCCTTTTTGCTCTAAAAGAAATTTTACAGTTTCCAGAGGAGCTTTATTGGTAAGGGCAAGAGAAACCGGATCGAAAGTACTTCCATTAAATTCAGAGGCACTGTTTCCATTGGATATTTCTTGCTTTACTTTTTCTACATTAGGTTTAGATTTCCAAAAATCTGCCTGTAATAAAGTGTTTTTTTGGGCACTGATTATTACAGAAAATAATAATAGAGCAGAATACAATATCTTTTTCATTGTTATTTTTATTTATTCTAAATACTGAGCGCAAAATTAGTGTTTCCTATCGAAGTTGAAAAGGAAACTATACAGAAATTTGAGCTTTAATTGTTGATTAATATCATTAAATGAATAAAACCAGCAAGCCTTAAAATAGTTTATGCGTTAGGTCATAAAAAATTATAACCAAAGTTTATAATTTTGAGTGTATAGATAGTATCAATCCAATTTTATTTGTCTATGTTTATAACTCAAGTTTTTTAAGACTGTCAATGTTTTTTTGACAGTCTTTTTATTTTAATAATTATTCGGATATACCACAAATCTTTTGGTTGGCAATAATTTTGTTTTAACTGAAGAAATATTAGTTTATGAAAAATTCAGTGAAAATTGCCTTAGGTATTGTTGCCGGTGGAGTTTTAGTCTTTTTAAATCAAAAAAGAAAAGGAAGAAACAATAAAAATCACACATTTACGGCTCCAGATGGAAATCAGTACAAAGAAAATCAAATGTACCGAACTGCTGAAGGAGAAGTTTTTAAAAACGGAAAAAAGATTCGTCTCGAAACTCCGGAAAATATCCTTTCAACTCATAATCATATAGATGCGAGTTTTAATAATCAACATCTGAATGATCATTACAATTCAAATCAGCAGGTTTCTTATCATCAAAAAGGAACTAGGCATCGTTAAATTTAGCAATCATTGGCGCTGTAATTGGCCTTTTCCAATTCGTCCTCCATTTTTTCTATCTCAGCTTTAGATTGTTTTATCTTTTTCAAATTGACCTTAAGCTGTTTTTTTCCATCCGGAGAAATCCACAGCCCTTGAAGAGTTTCTGAATTACGCTTCAGAAGCATAATTCCTGTATTATAATGCTCAACAAAAGTGTATTGTTGAGCTTTTTCAGAAAAAGTAGTATCTAAAAGAATCCAGTTTGCAGTTTTGTTGTCGGTGTATTTATAAATTCCGGAAGCAATAATACTAGGACAGCCTGTTTCTTCAATTTTTAAATAAAAAGAAACATTTATTTTTCTGTCAATGGTTCCGGTATATTTTTCTTGCTTAAGAATTTGCTGAGCGTTGATTGCTAAAGATGAAAACGATAAAAGTAGAGTAGTGATAATTTTCATTTTATTCTTTTTTAAATAACGTTTTATCTTCTTCTTGCTCAAGAATCATTTCATTTTTTTCAGGATTGAAAATCAATTTAATTCCTGCCAAATCAAATGTAAATATGTTGTTTTCTAAAGCTTCTGTTGGGAATTTATCTTGTCCTGTTGCTTGAGCATACAAAATATTGTTTTCTTTTGTAATGGTGACTTTCATCGGAAAATTTTCTGCAGAATAAACTCCTAAAAATTGATTAAGTTCTTTATCACTGTAAACTGCTTTTTTAGCCGTTGTAACAATAATTTTTTCATTATTAATAATTTTTCTTGCACTTTGAGCAGGAATCTGTGTTTTGTGAGTGTCTATATTTTGTAAAATAATAATAGTTTGGTCTTTAGATAAATTTCTTTCTATATAATTGGTATACCCAGCCCAAGATCCGGAATGTGCAACTACTTTACCATATTCTTTATTTTCTCCAATTTGCCAACCAAAACCATAATTCGTCATTTTTCCATCATTAAGTTTTGCTCCCTGAAAAATAATGGCTTTATCTTTTTCATTCACCAATTTATCGGTGTATAAACTTCTGTCCCATTTTAAAAGATCTTCTGTGGTAGAATTGACCATTCCGTCACCTACCATTCCGTCAAGATAATAAGTGTAGTATGATTTTCCCAAATCGTCAGGTGAAATAATAGATCCGAAATCATTTTCTATAAATCCTTTTGCATAATTTTCTATAACTTTTGGTTGAAATCTACTTCTGTAAACGAAAGTATTTTTCATACCCAAAGGTTTAAAAATATTTGCTTCTAAATAATCTCCAAAAGTCTTTCCCGAAGCTTTTTCAATAATATATCCTAAAAGTGCATAACCTGTATTGCTGTATTCATATTTTTCACTGGGTTGAAAACTAATTTCTGGTTTGTATTTTGCAAATTCTGTAACGATGTCTTTGTTTGTTGCAAACTTTGATTTGTCCCAATTTTTTTGAAATAATCCTATATAATCCGGAAGTCCGCCTGTGTGGTTTAAGAGATTTCTTACTGTAATATTTTTGTAGAAAGAAAGTTCGGGGATAAATTTAGAAATAGGATCATCATATTTTAACTTTCCCTGTTTTTCAAGCAAAACAATTCCCATTGCTGTAAATTGTTTGGAAACAGAAGCCAGTTCAAAAATTGTTGTATTATTCAGAAGTCTTTTCGTTTCATAATCTGCAACTCCAAAGCTTTTTTGGAAAATAATTTTTCCTTTTTCAGCGATTAAGACATTTCCATTAAAGATTTTGTCTTCATAATTTTTTGTAAAAAGACTGTCGAGTTTGTCCGCTTTAGTTTTTTCTTGAGCATTGACGGTAATTACGACTGAAAATAATATAGGAAGAAGAAATTTATTCATTGGTAAATTTAATTTTTAACTAATATAAATGTAATCACTGAAATGTGATTTTTCAAAGATAATTATTTTTTATAAATCAATTACCAAATATTTGTCGATGAAATGTAGGTTTCTGTTGCAGATTCAAATTAAAAAAGGGTAGCTTTATTGGCTTATTTTTTGAATCTTCAAATAAAATGAAATCATGTTTTTAGCAACTTTTTTAAACTTTACCTGGAAAGAATTATTCTTGGGAACCGAAGATTGGGGATTTCTTCTGGAAATTGTACTTCGTACGATCATTATGTTTCTTACCATCATTATAAGTCTCCGGGTTTTAGGGAAAAGAGGGGTGAAGCAACTTTCAATCTTCGAGTTGGTTGTGATTATCGGATTAGGTTCTGCAGCCGGAGATCCTATGTTTTATAAAGAAGTGGGAATAGTCTCGTCGATGCTTGTTTTTTTGGTCATCATTATTTTGTATTCTTCTATTACAGCATTGATTGGAAGATTCAAAAAAATTGAAAATTTATTTGAAGGAAAGGCAATATGTCTTATTGAGCACGGAGTTTTTGCCATCGACAATTTTAAAAAAGAAAACCTAGGAAGTGATGAGTTTTTTGCAGAATTAAGGGTGAAAGGAATTTCCCATTTAGGGCAGATTGAGTTTGCTATTGAAGAAGTTTCAGGAGAAATAAGTGTTTTCTTTAATGAAGATAAAGAGGTAAAATACGGACTTCCGATTATGTTGAATTCTTTGGATCATCCAATAAAATATATCAAAAAAGCCGGACATTATTCTTGTACATTTTGCGGTTTTACAGAAAAAAAAGCGGAAGGAAATGCGGGAAGCTGTAAAAATTGTGACAAAGAAAATTGGGTTGAAGCAAGCAATAAAATAAGAGTGACATAAAAAATCCCCAACCTAAGTCAGGGATAATAATATAAAAATATGAAGTTTAATCGCTTCGTTTTTAAATGGCTGCTTTGTGAAAAGAGCTTTTAAGGAAAATAGTGGTCTCTTTTCCAAAAAGACAAGAGAAAATATTTTGGAATTCGTGAATGTATTTACATTTTATCGTATTCCCATAAATTTTTAAACCTTCAAAAATCTTTTTTGAGTTTAAATCGATATCATACCTAATGAAAGATTCTGGTCTCTCATAGCGAATAATCTGTTGATCGGAAGCGTAAGTTTTCAAAAAACCAAATTTCTCTAACCAGTCTTCTGTAATCTGAATAGGGCTTATTTTTTCTGCCGGTACAGAAATAGCATGACTTTCATTTTCAATCTTAACAAAATAATCCTTTTCATTCTGGAAAATCTCTGTTATCGTAAAAATCTCTTTTTGATATTCAACAAGATTTTTAATTTTTAAATCTGTAACTTTCATATTATTGGATGGTGGTATTTATTATGTTAACTAATAAGTTACAAATACTATGCCCCGCATCACTTATGTGGTACTTAATTTAAATGAATTTTCAAATTTTTGTTTTTAAAAATAAAGATTATTCTTTTACTGCTTTTTTATAAGTCTCCAAAGCTCTGTTTCTGGCAAAAGAATGTTCAATGATAGGCGCTTTTACAGCGTGTTTCTCAGGATTCCACTGATTGATGTATTTTAAATCTTTATCAAATTTTTTAGTTTGTTCACTCGGATTAAATATTCTGAAATAAGGTGCAGCATCGCAACCACAACCTGCTGCCCATTGCCAGTTTCCGTTGTTGGAAGAAAGCTCATAATCTAGAAGTTTTTCGGCAAAATATGCTTCACCCCATCTCCAATCGATGAGAAGATGTTTGGTAAGAAAGCTTGCAACAACCATTCTTACCCGATTGTGCATAAATCCGGTCTCATTAAGCTGTCGCATTC
Coding sequences within it:
- a CDS encoding DUF421 domain-containing protein; protein product: MFLATFLNFTWKELFLGTEDWGFLLEIVLRTIIMFLTIIISLRVLGKRGVKQLSIFELVVIIGLGSAAGDPMFYKEVGIVSSMLVFLVIIILYSSITALIGRFKKIENLFEGKAICLIEHGVFAIDNFKKENLGSDEFFAELRVKGISHLGQIEFAIEEVSGEISVFFNEDKEVKYGLPIMLNSLDHPIKYIKKAGHYSCTFCGFTEKKAEGNAGSCKNCDKENWVEASNKIRVT
- a CDS encoding serine hydrolase domain-containing protein — translated: MNKFLLPILFSVVITVNAQEKTKADKLDSLFTKNYEDKIFNGNVLIAEKGKIIFQKSFGVADYETKRLLNNTTIFELASVSKQFTAMGIVLLEKQGKLKYDDPISKFIPELSFYKNITVRNLLNHTGGLPDYIGLFQKNWDKSKFATNKDIVTEFAKYKPEISFQPSEKYEYSNTGYALLGYIIEKASGKTFGDYLEANIFKPLGMKNTFVYRSRFQPKVIENYAKGFIENDFGSIISPDDLGKSYYTYYLDGMVGDGMVNSTTEDLLKWDRSLYTDKLVNEKDKAIIFQGAKLNDGKMTNYGFGWQIGENKEYGKVVAHSGSWAGYTNYIERNLSKDQTIIILQNIDTHKTQIPAQSARKIINNEKIIVTTAKKAVYSDKELNQFLGVYSAENFPMKVTITKENNILYAQATGQDKFPTEALENNIFTFDLAGIKLIFNPEKNEMILEQEEDKTLFKKE
- a CDS encoding DUF2271 domain-containing protein; protein product: MKYFKIQALGILMTLFCAGFANAQASKYKCMLQLTSYGGEGAYVVVSLINPKGVYEKTLYVMGPDTKWHDTLKEWYKFQSKKPVKLNAITGASVADGDRSISTFSIEDKYLNKGYKVRFETAVEDKKYNVSDVELPFTTEGITAKTEGKGYIRYVKLNKL
- a CDS encoding PepSY domain-containing protein produces the protein MTLSIWRYVHLTLAILTFLFLIVASATGIILAYDAAQEKVQPYRVDDFSNINLAQSLPELRKVFPEITEISVDHNQFVTLEGLDDNGENIKAYIDPKTGKILGKPVEKSKFINWITSLHRSLFLKETGRFTVGVVSFLLMIISISGLILIIKRQNGIRHFFDNIKKDFFSQYLHVVSGRILLIPILVVSVTGTYLFLHRFELIPKGKNEKIAHKVTNSETQIKLADFPIFKETKLSKVKKIEFPFIEDDAEEFFILKLKDREITVNQINGEIVKEEKYPLTLIYENLSLTFHTGRGSVLWSIVLGLSSIGILMFIYSGFVITFKRTRNKIKNKHKAENAEIVIFVGSENGSTLGFANKIHSQLLSDGKKSFITELNQYKLYPKAEYFIIFTSTYGLGEAPTNASNFKKLLKEISQNQKIKYSVVGFGSKSYEDFCGFAIEVDQLLSEQNWAESQLELFTVNDKSTAEFTEWAKKWSYETMIPLATAPSLYSEKVPSLKKMKVVGKSEIVDEVTTFKVILKPNSLVKFKSGDLLAIYPENDHKERFYSIGKVNAAIQLVVKLHENGLGSGFLHRLKENQEIKARIIKNSEFHFPKKASEVIMIANGTGIAPFLGMIEEQTGKTKTHLYCGFRKSNELTVNYEYFAHENIKKGKLTSFNLAFSREENSQYVMDLVERDAELFTNSLENGGFIMICGALKMQHDVEDTLRKLCVLKNKDYETYKVNGQILTDCY
- a CDS encoding ankyrin repeat domain-containing protein; translated protein: MKKILYSALLLFSVIISAQKNTLLQADFWKSKPNVEKVKQEISNGNSASEFNGSTFDPVSLALTNKAPLETVKFLLEQKGNAVDKLTHDGRIYLHWAAMAGNPEIIEYFISKGSDVNKLDTKGLTPLAFAAMFGLNDPTVYETFFKAGVNPKHKYKNGANILLLAIGNDKDGSLQKLFTSKGLSIKDVDDTGATAFDYAASFGNIELLKSLKNQGVKASDKALVNAAAGTRAVTNTLPVYQYLIDEVKLNPSATNANGANALQIIARKNNQKEIIDYLISKGVDANKTDSEGNNALITASGGKDLENVKAIAAKIKNINAVNANGESALTQAIQSGSAEIVKFLIANKADAKIVDAKGNNLAYYLIQSYRPGPQRGPDEFSEKLNILQSNNVNVTASQKDGNTLLHLAIAKNDLDLLKKLSDLKIDVNSVNKESMTALQKAALVAKDDTILKYLVSLGANKTIKTEFDETAYDLASENESLKNNNVSIDFLK